One Heliomicrobium gestii DNA window includes the following coding sequences:
- a CDS encoding metallopeptidase family protein — translation MSIPFDIDRFADLAERMIAEIPEKFLLRLNGGIHIQPDTIQDDEGFFILGECFFDEFLGHWINIYHGSFAGCFAEEPAEVWEDELYETILHELRHHLEDLAGADDLLREEMAELEAWRAERENEKTAAP, via the coding sequence ATGTCCATCCCCTTTGACATCGATCGCTTTGCCGATCTGGCTGAACGCATGATCGCCGAGATCCCGGAGAAATTCCTTCTCCGCCTAAACGGCGGGATTCATATCCAACCAGACACCATTCAGGATGACGAAGGTTTCTTTATCCTGGGTGAGTGTTTCTTTGATGAGTTTCTCGGCCATTGGATCAACATCTACCATGGCTCTTTCGCCGGCTGTTTCGCCGAGGAACCGGCCGAGGTCTGGGAGGATGAACTGTATGAGACGATTCTCCATGAGCTCCGCCACCACTTGGAAGACCTGGCCGGCGCCGACGACCTGCTCCGAGAGGAGATGGCTGAATTGGAAGCCTGGCGGGCAGAGAGAGAAAACGAAAAAACCGCCGCGCCTTGA